A region from the Variovorax sp. RKNM96 genome encodes:
- the nusB gene encoding transcription antitermination factor NusB, translated as MTEDTTKAGGAKPRQSRTGLTSTGARKASAKSNRSRAREFALQALYQHLVGRNDPTDIDHFTRDLAGFHKADAAHYDALLHGSIDNAEQLDTLIRPLLDRKFEEISPIEHAVMWIGVYEFQNCPDVPWRVVLNECIELAKEFGGTDGHKYVNAVLNGLAPQFRPLEVEADRASGKAKA; from the coding sequence ATGACCGAAGACACCACCAAGGCAGGCGGCGCCAAGCCCCGCCAGTCGCGCACGGGGCTCACCAGCACCGGCGCACGCAAGGCTTCGGCCAAGTCCAACCGCAGCCGCGCCCGCGAGTTCGCGCTGCAGGCGCTCTACCAGCACCTGGTAGGCCGCAACGACCCGACCGACATCGACCATTTCACGCGCGACCTCGCGGGCTTCCACAAGGCCGACGCCGCGCACTACGACGCGCTGCTGCACGGCTCGATCGACAACGCCGAGCAGCTCGATACGCTGATCCGTCCGCTGCTCGACCGCAAGTTCGAGGAAATCTCGCCCATCGAGCACGCGGTGATGTGGATCGGCGTGTACGAGTTCCAGAACTGCCCCGATGTGCCGTGGCGCGTGGTGCTCAACGAATGCATCGAACTCGCCAAGGAATTCGGCGGCACCGATGGCCACAAGTACGTGAACGCGGTGCTCAACGGCTTGGCGCCGCAGTTCCGGCCGCTCGAAGTAGAGGCCGACCGCGCGTCCGGCAAGGCCAAGGCATGA
- a CDS encoding PilW family protein, producing MARRAPEFVGRAHERGVTLVELLVATAVALVVVLAATAAFVASQRLFTADADAQAVEESLRFAGFVVRSVTRQAGYSDYAPDSVGPQGSEGIAGSANTTAPSNDLADLDIVGASDTRVSGVGESHGAHGTRGINASDSLRVRFFGRSRAGGDGTEPDGTMIDCMGFAQPGPAADTPVSADRAWSFFYVAEAADKEPELYCKYRSAKGGAFRAQPLARGIEVFKVVYGHDADGNGVPEHWLDAAQVEATAASRDKVAEEWRKVVGLRIGMVARSAQARGGAREAEEVLYPLGTDFSELSFRPAADGRLRRVATFTVMLRNAMKAPAS from the coding sequence ATGGCCAGGCGGGCTCCTGAGTTCGTCGGCCGCGCGCACGAACGCGGTGTGACGCTGGTCGAACTGCTGGTCGCCACGGCCGTTGCATTGGTCGTCGTGCTCGCAGCCACGGCTGCCTTTGTCGCCAGCCAGCGCTTGTTCACGGCCGATGCCGACGCGCAGGCGGTGGAGGAGTCGCTGCGGTTCGCGGGCTTCGTCGTCAGGAGCGTCACGCGGCAGGCGGGCTATTCCGACTACGCGCCCGACTCCGTGGGGCCCCAGGGCTCCGAGGGCATCGCTGGCAGCGCAAACACGACGGCACCGTCGAACGACCTCGCCGACCTCGACATCGTGGGCGCGAGCGACACCCGCGTCAGCGGCGTCGGCGAGAGCCACGGCGCGCACGGCACGCGCGGCATCAACGCCAGCGATTCGCTGCGGGTCCGCTTCTTCGGCCGCAGCCGCGCCGGGGGCGACGGCACAGAGCCTGACGGCACGATGATCGATTGCATGGGCTTCGCCCAGCCCGGTCCGGCGGCGGACACGCCTGTGTCCGCGGACCGCGCCTGGAGTTTTTTCTATGTCGCCGAAGCCGCGGACAAGGAGCCCGAGCTCTACTGCAAATACCGCAGCGCCAAAGGCGGGGCGTTCAGGGCGCAGCCCCTGGCGCGCGGCATCGAGGTGTTCAAGGTCGTCTACGGCCATGACGCCGATGGCAACGGCGTTCCCGAGCATTGGCTGGACGCCGCGCAGGTCGAGGCCACAGCGGCCTCACGAGACAAGGTGGCCGAGGAATGGCGCAAGGTGGTCGGCCTGCGCATCGGCATGGTGGCGCGCAGCGCGCAAGCCCGGGGTGGTGCCCGGGAGGCGGAGGAGGTGCTCTATCCGTTGGGCACCGATTTTTCCGAGTTGAGTTTCAGGCCCGCGGCCGATGGCAGGCTGCGGCGGGTGGCGACCTTCACCGTCATGTTGCGCAACGCGATGAAGGCGCCGGCATCGTGA
- a CDS encoding pyridoxal phosphate-dependent aminotransferase: protein MRISTRAQRIEPFYVMEVAKAAGALAREVAHTDRPMIFLNIGEPDFTAPPLVQEAALRAVRAGATQYTQATGLDHLRERISGWYRERFNVDVPARRIVVTAGASAALQLACLALIESGDEILLPDPSYPCNRHFVSAADGKAVLIPTTAEERFQLTAAKVEAAWTDKTRGVLLASPSNPTGTSIAPDELRRIHKVVSDRGGITLIDEIYLGLSYDDAFGQTALAIDDNVISINSFSKYFNMTGWRLGWLVVPEVLVPVVERLAQNLFICASTVSQYAALACFEAASIAEYERRRAEFKARRDWFIPQLNALGLNVPVVPDGAFYAWADCTSFAEKLGISGSWDFAFETMKRAHVAVTPGRDFGTAETAKFVRFSTASSMEHLKESVERLRAMAENRAA from the coding sequence ATGAGGATCTCGACGCGCGCGCAGCGCATCGAACCCTTTTACGTGATGGAGGTGGCGAAAGCCGCGGGCGCATTGGCTCGCGAGGTCGCCCACACCGACCGGCCGATGATCTTCCTGAACATCGGCGAACCGGACTTCACCGCGCCCCCGCTGGTTCAGGAAGCAGCCCTTCGCGCCGTGCGCGCCGGTGCCACGCAGTACACGCAGGCCACGGGCCTTGATCATCTGCGCGAGCGCATCAGCGGCTGGTACCGCGAGCGCTTCAATGTCGACGTGCCTGCCCGCCGCATCGTGGTGACGGCCGGCGCCTCGGCCGCATTGCAGCTCGCCTGCCTCGCGCTGATCGAATCGGGCGACGAGATCCTGCTGCCCGACCCCAGTTACCCCTGCAACCGCCACTTCGTGAGTGCCGCGGACGGCAAGGCGGTGCTGATCCCGACGACGGCCGAAGAGCGCTTCCAGCTCACCGCCGCCAAGGTCGAGGCCGCCTGGACCGACAAGACGCGCGGCGTGCTGCTCGCCTCGCCCTCCAACCCGACCGGCACCTCGATCGCGCCCGACGAGCTGCGCCGCATCCACAAGGTGGTGTCCGATCGCGGCGGCATCACGCTGATCGACGAGATCTACCTGGGCCTGTCCTACGACGACGCCTTCGGGCAGACGGCGCTGGCCATCGACGACAACGTCATCAGCATCAACAGCTTCAGCAAGTACTTCAACATGACCGGCTGGCGCCTGGGCTGGCTGGTGGTGCCCGAGGTGCTGGTGCCGGTGGTCGAGCGCCTCGCGCAGAACCTCTTCATCTGCGCTAGCACGGTGTCGCAGTACGCCGCGCTCGCCTGCTTCGAGGCCGCGAGCATCGCCGAGTACGAACGCCGCCGCGCCGAGTTCAAGGCGCGCCGCGACTGGTTCATTCCGCAACTGAACGCGCTGGGCCTGAACGTGCCCGTGGTACCCGATGGCGCCTTCTACGCCTGGGCCGATTGCACCAGCTTCGCCGAGAAGCTCGGCATCTCGGGCAGTTGGGACTTCGCCTTCGAGACCATGAAACGCGCCCACGTCGCTGTCACGCCCGGCCGCGATTTCGGCACGGCAGAGACGGCGAAGTTCGTGCGCTTCTCCACCGCGAGTTCGATGGAGCATCTGAAGGAATCGGTCGAGCGCTTGCGGGCCATGGCCGAGAACCGGGCTGCATGA
- a CDS encoding biopolymer transporter ExbD: protein MPAVSSRGRGRRTINEINMVPFIDVMLVLLIIFMVTAPLITPSVINLPSVDRANKQPDKPIEIVIKSDDEVQIKKDPSTGNTGSTSIPMTQIGAAAKQAQGGDAQRPVVISADKSVKYETVVKAMNQLKRSGIERVGLSVTTTGGK, encoded by the coding sequence ATGCCCGCCGTTTCATCCCGGGGCCGAGGACGCCGCACGATCAACGAGATCAACATGGTCCCGTTCATCGACGTGATGCTGGTGCTGCTGATCATCTTCATGGTCACCGCGCCGCTCATCACGCCGAGCGTGATCAACCTGCCCTCGGTCGACCGCGCCAACAAGCAGCCCGACAAGCCGATCGAGATCGTCATCAAGAGCGACGACGAAGTGCAGATCAAGAAGGACCCGTCCACTGGCAACACGGGCAGCACATCGATCCCCATGACCCAGATCGGCGCCGCGGCCAAGCAGGCCCAGGGCGGCGACGCCCAGCGCCCGGTGGTCATCAGCGCCGACAAGTCGGTGAAGTACGAAACCGTCGTGAAGGCGATGAACCAGCTCAAGCGCAGCGGCATCGAGCGCGTGGGCCTGTCGGTCACCACCACGGGCGGCAAATAA
- the ribBA gene encoding bifunctional 3,4-dihydroxy-2-butanone-4-phosphate synthase/GTP cyclohydrolase II, with the protein MNASVTPIGAAPSATRAPAPIAPVEEIVAELAAGRMVILVDEEDRENEGDIVIAADHITPEAINFMARHARGLICLTLSREMCERLQLPPMVQRNGAKHSTAFTVSIEAAEGVTTGISAADRSRTVQAAVAPNAVAADLVQPGHIFPLQAVDGGVLMRAGHTEAGCDLAAMAGCSPASVICEVMNEDGTMARLPDLQIFAAEHGIKIGTIAALIEHRSRVESLVEKVGCREIQTAWGAFTAHAFTDKPSRGVHLALVRGKWAPEDTVSVRVHEPLSVLDALEINRSLHSWSLDASLSHIATEGKGVAVLLNCGETAGELLAQFDGTARPAQAPERGRMDLRSYGIGAQILRECGVHKMNLLGTPRRMPSMAAGYGLEIAGYLTKD; encoded by the coding sequence ATGAACGCCTCCGTCACGCCCATCGGCGCCGCCCCCAGCGCCACGCGCGCCCCCGCACCGATCGCCCCGGTCGAAGAAATCGTGGCCGAGCTCGCCGCGGGCCGCATGGTCATCCTCGTCGACGAGGAAGACCGCGAGAACGAAGGCGACATCGTCATCGCGGCCGACCACATCACGCCCGAAGCCATCAACTTCATGGCGCGCCATGCGCGCGGCCTCATCTGCCTCACGCTCTCGCGCGAAATGTGCGAGCGGCTGCAGTTGCCGCCGATGGTGCAGCGCAACGGCGCCAAGCATTCGACGGCCTTCACCGTGTCCATCGAAGCGGCCGAAGGCGTGACCACCGGCATCTCGGCGGCCGACCGTTCGCGCACCGTGCAGGCAGCCGTCGCACCCAACGCCGTGGCCGCCGACCTGGTGCAGCCGGGCCATATCTTCCCGCTGCAGGCGGTGGACGGCGGCGTGCTGATGCGCGCCGGCCATACCGAAGCCGGCTGCGACCTCGCTGCCATGGCCGGCTGCTCGCCCGCCTCGGTGATCTGCGAGGTGATGAACGAAGACGGCACGATGGCGCGCCTGCCCGACCTGCAGATCTTCGCGGCCGAGCACGGCATCAAGATCGGCACCATCGCTGCGCTCATCGAGCACCGAAGCCGCGTCGAATCGCTGGTCGAAAAAGTCGGCTGCCGCGAGATTCAAACGGCCTGGGGCGCCTTCACCGCCCACGCCTTCACCGACAAGCCCAGCCGCGGCGTGCATCTGGCGCTGGTGCGCGGCAAGTGGGCGCCGGAAGACACGGTGTCGGTGCGCGTGCACGAGCCGCTCTCGGTGCTCGATGCGCTCGAGATCAACCGCTCGCTGCACTCCTGGAGCCTGGACGCCAGCCTCTCGCACATCGCGACCGAGGGCAAGGGCGTGGCGGTGCTCCTGAACTGCGGCGAAACCGCCGGCGAGCTGCTCGCGCAGTTCGACGGCACCGCACGCCCCGCGCAAGCCCCCGAGCGCGGTCGCATGGACCTGCGCAGCTACGGCATCGGCGCGCAGATCCTGCGCGAATGCGGCGTGCACAAGATGAACCTGCTGGGCACGCCGCGTCGCATGCCGAGCATGGCAGCAGGCTACGGCCTCGAAATCGCCGGCTACCTCACGAAAGACTGA
- the ribD gene encoding bifunctional diaminohydroxyphosphoribosylaminopyrimidine deaminase/5-amino-6-(5-phosphoribosylamino)uracil reductase RibD gives MPSHEQDAQHIATALRLASDALLLTDPNPRVGCVLCDADGRVLGQGHTQKAGGPHAEVMALRDAAAQGHSVKGATAYVTLEPCSHHGRTGPCCDALIAAGIGRVVASLADPNPLVAGQGFELLRAAGVEVEVGPGAAESRELNIGFFSRMVRKTPWVRLKVAASLDGKTGLENGVSQWITSEPARTDGHAWRARASAVLTGVGTVLEDNPRLDVRLVETPRQPHLVVVDSRLQTPPDAHIFIAGRPVWIYAAVRDEAKAAALEARGATVTCLANTDGKVDLGAMLKDLAARGVNELHVESGHKLNGSLIREGCVDELLVYLAPKLIGRGLDMASHIHAGGPLTALTGALPLEFRSVDMLGPDVRILARVREKDAF, from the coding sequence ATGCCCTCACACGAACAAGACGCGCAGCACATCGCGACGGCCTTGCGCCTGGCCTCCGACGCGCTGCTGCTGACCGACCCGAACCCGCGCGTCGGCTGCGTGCTGTGCGATGCCGACGGGCGCGTGCTGGGCCAGGGGCATACGCAGAAAGCCGGCGGTCCGCATGCGGAAGTGATGGCGTTGCGCGATGCGGCGGCGCAAGGCCATTCGGTCAAAGGCGCGACGGCGTACGTCACGCTCGAGCCCTGTTCGCACCACGGCCGCACCGGGCCTTGCTGCGATGCGCTGATTGCGGCGGGTATCGGGCGGGTCGTGGCGTCGTTGGCCGATCCGAACCCGCTGGTCGCAGGCCAGGGCTTCGAACTGCTGCGTGCGGCGGGTGTCGAGGTCGAGGTCGGCCCCGGCGCCGCCGAATCGCGCGAACTCAACATCGGCTTCTTCAGCCGGATGGTCCGCAAGACCCCGTGGGTGCGGCTCAAGGTGGCGGCTTCGCTGGACGGCAAGACGGGCCTCGAAAACGGCGTGAGCCAATGGATCACCTCCGAGCCCGCCCGCACCGATGGCCACGCCTGGCGCGCCCGCGCGAGCGCCGTGCTGACCGGCGTCGGCACAGTGCTCGAAGACAACCCGCGCCTGGACGTGCGCTTGGTAGAGACGCCGCGCCAGCCGCACCTCGTGGTGGTCGACAGCCGCCTTCAAACGCCGCCTGACGCTCACATATTCATAGCAGGCCGACCCGTTTGGATCTACGCGGCCGTACGGGACGAAGCCAAGGCCGCCGCGCTCGAAGCCCGCGGCGCCACCGTCACCTGCCTGGCGAACACCGATGGCAAGGTCGATCTGGGGGCGATGTTGAAGGACCTGGCGGCGCGCGGCGTCAACGAATTGCACGTCGAGTCGGGCCACAAGCTCAATGGCTCGCTGATCCGGGAGGGCTGCGTCGACGAACTGCTCGTTTACCTCGCGCCCAAGCTGATCGGCCGCGGGCTGGACATGGCCAGCCACATTCACGCAGGCGGTCCGCTGACCGCGCTGACGGGCGCCCTGCCCCTCGAATTCAGGTCCGTAGACATGCTCGGACCCGATGTACGAATCCTCGCCCGGGTCCGCGAAAAAGACGCCTTCTAG
- the ribH gene encoding 6,7-dimethyl-8-ribityllumazine synthase, whose translation MQGSNKGEITLNGKGLRIGIVQARFNADITDALAAACLAELEALGVATADIHHLKVPGALEVPVALQALAERGGYHALVALGCIIRGETYHFELVANESGASVSRIALDYRLPIANAILTTENLEQAVARQTDKGRDAAQVAVEMAQLLAILS comes from the coding sequence ATGCAAGGTTCAAACAAGGGCGAGATCACGCTCAACGGCAAGGGCCTGCGCATCGGCATCGTGCAGGCGCGCTTCAACGCCGACATCACCGATGCGCTGGCGGCCGCCTGCCTGGCCGAGCTCGAAGCGCTGGGCGTGGCCACGGCAGACATCCATCACCTGAAAGTGCCTGGCGCGCTCGAAGTGCCCGTGGCGCTGCAGGCGCTGGCCGAGCGCGGCGGCTACCACGCGCTCGTCGCGCTGGGCTGCATCATCCGCGGCGAGACCTACCACTTCGAACTGGTGGCCAACGAATCGGGCGCGAGCGTGAGCCGCATCGCCCTGGACTACCGCCTTCCCATTGCCAACGCGATCCTCACCACCGAAAACCTTGAGCAGGCCGTCGCACGGCAGACCGACAAGGGCCGCGATGCAGCCCAGGTCGCCGTCGAGATGGCGCAACTGCTGGCCATCCTTTCATGA
- the tolA gene encoding cell envelope integrity protein TolA: MSLALDRPEFAPPAQRGTPRAVVLALIAHALLIAALTWGVRWRSDADEGAVDAELWSSTVQQAAPRLSAPEAPTPAPAPPPPAPTPPPPPAAKAPEPAPAPKAPDIALEREKKLKEQKEQKERELEQQQQKKKELEAKQRAEDEAQRKKEQQQKLADQKKQQEADAKQAEAKKAEAAAKQAAADRAAMLKRMQGLAGASGAEDAKGNALRSSGPSSGYAGRIAAAVRPNITFDNSTVDGNPAAEFAVNLAPDGTIVGVKLTKSSGLPAWDEAAERGLHKTEKVPRDIDGRIFPSLIVTLRPK; the protein is encoded by the coding sequence ATGTCGCTCGCACTGGATCGCCCCGAGTTCGCGCCACCGGCGCAGCGCGGCACGCCGCGCGCCGTCGTGCTCGCCCTCATCGCGCATGCGCTGCTGATCGCGGCGCTGACGTGGGGGGTGCGCTGGCGCAGCGACGCCGACGAAGGCGCCGTCGATGCCGAGCTGTGGTCCTCCACCGTGCAACAGGCTGCACCGCGCCTGTCCGCACCGGAGGCACCGACGCCCGCTCCCGCGCCGCCTCCGCCTGCGCCGACGCCACCACCGCCTCCCGCCGCCAAGGCCCCCGAGCCCGCACCCGCGCCGAAGGCCCCTGACATTGCCCTGGAGCGCGAGAAGAAGCTCAAGGAGCAGAAGGAACAGAAAGAGCGCGAGCTAGAGCAGCAACAGCAAAAGAAGAAAGAGCTCGAAGCCAAGCAGCGCGCCGAAGACGAGGCTCAGCGCAAGAAGGAGCAGCAGCAGAAGCTCGCTGACCAGAAGAAGCAGCAGGAGGCCGATGCCAAGCAAGCCGAAGCCAAGAAGGCCGAGGCCGCTGCGAAGCAGGCCGCCGCCGACCGCGCGGCGATGCTCAAGCGCATGCAGGGTCTCGCGGGCGCGAGCGGTGCCGAGGACGCCAAGGGCAATGCGCTGCGCTCCTCGGGACCATCGAGCGGTTACGCCGGGCGCATCGCCGCGGCGGTCAGGCCCAACATCACCTTCGACAACAGCACCGTGGACGGCAATCCCGCCGCCGAGTTCGCAGTGAATCTCGCACCCGATGGCACCATCGTCGGCGTGAAGCTCACCAAATCGAGCGGGCTTCCGGCCTGGGATGAGGCCGCCGAGCGTGGCCTGCACAAGACCGAAAAAGTGCCACGCGACATCGACGGACGCATTTTTCCGTCGCTCATCGTGACGCTGCGTCCCAAGTAG
- the tolQ gene encoding protein TolQ → MNQDLSIINLLLHASFVVQMVVLLLVIVSIASWAAIIRKYFALRRMRALNDDFEREFWSGTSLNELFASAAQNAKFAGPMERIFASGMREYQKLRERHVSDPATLLDGARRAMRASFQRELDAAEQNLSFLATVGSVSPYVGLFGTVWGIMHAFTGLAALAQVTLATVAPGIAEALVATAIGLFAAIPAVVGYNRFAREIDKIAIALETYIEEFSNILQRNLSANPGAAAAATTSAPANR, encoded by the coding sequence ATGAACCAAGATCTTTCCATCATCAACCTCCTGCTCCACGCCAGTTTCGTGGTGCAAATGGTCGTGCTGCTGCTCGTGATCGTCTCGATTGCCAGCTGGGCCGCGATCATCCGCAAGTACTTCGCGCTGCGGCGCATGCGCGCGCTGAACGACGACTTCGAGCGCGAGTTCTGGTCGGGCACCAGCCTGAACGAGCTGTTCGCCTCGGCCGCCCAGAACGCCAAGTTCGCGGGACCGATGGAGCGCATCTTCGCCTCGGGCATGCGCGAATATCAAAAGCTGCGCGAGCGCCATGTGAGCGACCCCGCCACGCTGCTGGACGGCGCCCGCCGCGCAATGCGCGCGAGCTTCCAGCGCGAGCTCGATGCGGCCGAGCAGAACCTCTCGTTCCTGGCGACCGTCGGTTCGGTGTCGCCTTACGTGGGTCTCTTCGGCACGGTCTGGGGGATCATGCATGCCTTCACCGGCCTGGCCGCCCTCGCGCAGGTGACGCTTGCCACCGTGGCGCCCGGCATCGCCGAAGCGCTGGTGGCCACGGCCATCGGCCTCTTCGCCGCCATTCCTGCGGTGGTCGGCTACAACCGCTTCGCCCGCGAGATCGACAAGATCGCCATCGCCCTCGAGACCTACATCGAGGAGTTCTCCAACATCCTGCAGCGCAATCTCTCGGCCAATCCGGGCGCTGCCGCCGCGGCCACCACGTCGGCTCCGGCCAACCGTTGA
- the pilV gene encoding type IV pilus modification protein PilV produces the protein MASTKHRATGFSLVEVLVSIVVLSMGLLGTIGMLLASVRTSHESATFTAALNLARDLSEKVRMNKGIATRNDAGNAYLVEDWREGGESGTASAGAACVGSGAVCSTADLAAWDMSEWQRRIAKALPDARVSVCFDESPWNAAADAYTWTCSKTGRTVVVKLGWTPRTGFGAKADSSAAPRLVMQLVAGQAHDGQAGS, from the coding sequence ATGGCTTCAACGAAGCATCGGGCCACGGGCTTTTCGCTCGTGGAAGTACTGGTATCCATCGTCGTGCTGAGCATGGGGCTGCTCGGCACGATCGGCATGTTGCTGGCGTCGGTGCGCACCAGCCACGAGTCGGCTACCTTCACGGCAGCGCTGAATCTGGCGCGCGATTTGTCGGAGAAGGTGCGGATGAACAAGGGCATTGCCACGCGCAACGATGCGGGCAATGCCTACCTTGTCGAGGACTGGCGTGAGGGAGGCGAATCGGGAACCGCCTCCGCCGGCGCGGCCTGCGTGGGAAGCGGCGCAGTTTGCAGCACGGCAGACCTCGCGGCATGGGACATGAGCGAGTGGCAGCGCCGCATCGCCAAGGCGCTGCCCGACGCGCGCGTCAGCGTGTGCTTCGACGAGTCCCCCTGGAATGCGGCGGCGGACGCGTACACATGGACATGCAGCAAGACCGGCCGCACCGTGGTCGTGAAGCTCGGCTGGACGCCTCGCACCGGCTTCGGTGCGAAGGCCGATTCATCGGCGGCCCCGCGCCTGGTGATGCAACTGGTCGCAGGGCAGGCGCACGATGGCCAGGCGGGCTCCTGA
- a CDS encoding YbgC/FadM family acyl-CoA thioesterase yields MSYAFPIRVYWEDTDAGGIVFYANYLKFMERGRTEWLRSLGVEQRKLKEETGGQFVVSETQLKYHRPSRLDDELLVTADLQQLGTASLIIGQQVLSKTEQERTGAPAPVLLCEGTIRIGWVNAATLRPARIPSRVSGTLERCGGSMTQPFKP; encoded by the coding sequence ATGAGCTACGCGTTCCCGATCCGCGTCTACTGGGAAGACACCGATGCCGGCGGCATCGTGTTCTACGCCAACTATCTGAAGTTCATGGAGCGCGGGCGCACCGAGTGGCTGCGCTCCCTGGGCGTCGAGCAGCGCAAGCTCAAGGAAGAAACCGGTGGCCAGTTCGTGGTGAGCGAGACGCAGCTCAAATACCATCGGCCCTCGCGGCTCGACGACGAACTGCTGGTCACAGCCGATCTTCAACAATTGGGCACCGCGTCGTTGATAATCGGACAGCAAGTGCTATCAAAAACAGAGCAAGAGCGAACCGGCGCCCCGGCACCGGTCTTGCTGTGCGAAGGCACGATCCGTATCGGGTGGGTGAACGCCGCCACTTTGCGTCCCGCACGCATCCCTTCCCGGGTTTCGGGAACCCTCGAGCGCTGCGGCGGCTCCATGACTCAACCTTTCAAGCCATGA
- a CDS encoding riboflavin synthase has translation MFTGIITGVGRIAAIHDLGTSSSYGKRLSIAVPDGYLDDVGLGDSIALNGACMTVTTLAPERQQFTIDISAESLDKTAGLTEEGSRINLEKALRASDRLGGHIVSGHVDGIGTVSFFEPVGESWELRVVAPPALARFLAYKGSITINGVSLTVNSVSDIEGGAEISINLIPHTVDNTSLGGLQAGSKVNLEIDTVARYVERMLQAGVLVPQAATYSKDTAE, from the coding sequence ATGTTCACCGGAATCATCACCGGCGTGGGGCGCATCGCCGCCATCCACGACCTCGGCACCTCCTCCTCCTACGGCAAAAGACTCAGCATTGCGGTGCCTGACGGCTATCTCGACGACGTCGGGCTGGGCGACAGCATCGCGCTGAACGGCGCCTGCATGACCGTCACCACGCTCGCCCCCGAGCGACAGCAGTTCACCATCGACATCTCCGCCGAATCCCTCGACAAGACCGCCGGCCTCACCGAAGAGGGCAGCCGCATCAACCTCGAGAAGGCCCTGCGCGCCAGCGACCGCCTCGGCGGCCACATCGTCTCGGGCCATGTGGACGGCATCGGCACGGTGAGCTTCTTCGAGCCGGTCGGCGAAAGCTGGGAGCTGCGCGTGGTCGCGCCACCGGCCCTCGCCCGCTTCCTGGCCTACAAGGGCTCGATCACCATCAACGGCGTGAGCCTCACGGTCAACAGCGTGAGCGACATCGAAGGCGGCGCCGAGATCAGCATCAACCTGATCCCGCACACCGTGGACAACACCTCCCTCGGCGGCCTGCAAGCCGGCTCGAAGGTCAATCTCGAAATCGATACCGTGGCGCGCTACGTGGAGCGCATGCTCCAAGCCGGCGTGCTGGTCCCGCAGGCCGCCACGTATTCCAAGGACACCGCCGAATGA